From the genome of Rathayibacter sp. VKM Ac-2759, one region includes:
- a CDS encoding nucleotide exchange factor GrpE has product MGRHNQPQGEGVPEEEPATGAESTGSEAAEAAQDSEGLIEAEGPDVETTLSDADLSFLSGQSDAETLAAEHLADLQRVTAEYANYRKRTESNRQVEKERAIGDAVKVILPVLDDLDRAEKHGDLPEGGPFTAIAQKLRGGMEKLGLVKTGAVGDLFDPNIHEAIFQQPTPGAETSTVADVVESGYYLGGSLLRAARVVVAVPAD; this is encoded by the coding sequence ATGGGGCGCCACAACCAGCCGCAGGGCGAGGGCGTGCCCGAGGAGGAGCCGGCCACCGGCGCCGAGTCCACGGGATCCGAGGCGGCCGAGGCCGCTCAGGACTCCGAGGGCCTGATCGAGGCCGAGGGGCCCGACGTCGAGACCACCCTCTCGGACGCCGACCTCTCGTTCCTCTCGGGGCAGTCCGACGCCGAGACGCTCGCCGCGGAGCACCTCGCCGATCTCCAGCGGGTGACCGCCGAGTACGCGAACTACCGCAAGCGCACGGAGTCCAACCGCCAGGTCGAGAAGGAGCGGGCCATCGGCGACGCGGTGAAGGTCATCCTCCCCGTGCTCGACGACCTCGACCGCGCCGAGAAGCACGGCGACCTCCCCGAGGGCGGGCCCTTCACCGCCATCGCGCAGAAGCTGCGCGGCGGCATGGAGAAGCTTGGGCTCGTGAAGACCGGCGCCGTGGGGGATCTGTTCGACCCGAACATCCACGAGGCGATCTTCCAGCAGCCGACGCCCGGCGCCGAGACCTCCACGGTCGCCGACGTCGTCGAGTCGGGCTACTACCTCGGAGGCTCGCTGCTGCGCGCCGCCCGGGTGGTCGTCGCCGTCCCGGCCGACTGA